The Thermobispora bispora DSM 43833 genome window below encodes:
- the sucD gene encoding succinate--CoA ligase subunit alpha, producing the protein MAIWLTENSKIIVQGMTGSEGTKHTRRMLAAGAKVVGGVNARKAGIIHEGLPVFGTVKEAMAETGADVSVVFVPPAATKAAVMEAIDAEIPLCVVITEGVPVHDTTEFWAYAVSKGNKTRIIGPNCPGIASPGKSNAGIIPADITNPGPIGLVSKSGTLTYQLMYELRDIGFSTCVGIGGDPVIGTTHIDALKAFQEDPETEAIVLIGEIGGDAEERAAAFIEKHVTKPVVGYVAGFTAPEGKTMGHAGAIISGSSGTAQAKKEALEKVGVRVGRTPSETARIIREIIKSR; encoded by the coding sequence ATGGCTATCTGGCTCACTGAGAACAGCAAGATCATCGTCCAGGGCATGACGGGCTCGGAGGGTACGAAGCACACCCGCCGCATGCTCGCCGCCGGGGCCAAGGTCGTGGGCGGGGTCAACGCCCGCAAGGCCGGCATCATTCACGAGGGCCTGCCCGTCTTCGGCACGGTCAAGGAGGCCATGGCGGAGACCGGCGCGGACGTCTCCGTGGTCTTCGTGCCGCCGGCCGCGACCAAGGCCGCGGTGATGGAGGCGATCGACGCCGAGATCCCGCTCTGCGTCGTGATCACCGAGGGCGTTCCGGTGCACGACACCACCGAGTTCTGGGCCTACGCCGTGTCGAAGGGCAACAAGACCCGGATCATCGGCCCGAACTGCCCCGGCATCGCCTCGCCCGGGAAGTCGAACGCCGGCATCATCCCGGCCGACATCACCAACCCCGGCCCGATCGGCCTGGTCTCCAAGTCCGGCACGCTCACCTACCAGCTCATGTACGAGCTGCGGGACATCGGCTTCTCCACCTGCGTCGGGATCGGTGGCGACCCGGTCATCGGCACCACGCACATCGACGCCCTCAAGGCGTTCCAGGAGGACCCGGAGACCGAGGCGATCGTGCTGATCGGTGAGATCGGCGGGGACGCGGAGGAGCGGGCCGCCGCCTTCATCGAGAAGCACGTGACCAAGCCGGTCGTGGGCTACGTCGCCGGGTTCACCGCGCCCGAGGGCAAGACCATGGGCCACGCCGGCGCGATCATCTCCGGCTCGTCCGGTACGGCGCAGGCCAAGAAGGAGGCCCTGGAGAAGGTCGGCGTCCGCGTCGGCCGCACCCCGAGCGAGACCGCCCGCATCATACGGGAGATCATCAAGTCGCGCTGA
- the pcrA gene encoding DNA helicase PcrA, whose translation MPLSSGAHRHREREARGACGGHRSSVVIGPPYSKDVSTRAVTHPLLDGLNPQQREAVLHQGSPLLIVAGAGSGKTRVLTHRIAYLLAERRVHPAEILAITFTNKAAREMRDRVDRLVGPRSQLMWVMTFHSACVRILRREAKRLGYPTNFTIYDQADAQRLMAMVCRELDLDPKRYPPRSFAAQVSAFKNELIDHETAASRAQTHLERTLAEAYRIYQTRLTEAGAMDFDDLIMQTVALFQLFPEVAEHWRRRFRHVMVDEYQDTNHAQYVLVRELVGRPEVRTVDGDVVREGVADPAELVVVGDADQSIYAFRGATIRNILEFERDFPDARTILLEQNYRSTQTILDAANAVISRNQGRKPKNLWSDQGPGPKIVGYVADNEHDEALFVAQEVDRLADEEGIKPGDVAVFYRTNAASRVFEEVFSRTGLPYRIVGGVRFFDRKEVKDLLAYLRILVNPNDTVSLRRILNVPKRGIGERAEAMIEAFAARERIPFWEGLKRAQEAPGLATRSLNAIRDFVALIEDLRARELPLRDLVEEVANATGYRVELEESDDPQDANRLDNIKELVSMAAEYEAANPDGGLVGFLEQVSLVSDADEIPDGEDHGGVVTLMTLHTAKGLEFPVVFLTGMEDGVFPHQRSMTDPKELEEERRLAYVGITRAKQRLYFSRAVVRSAWGAPSFNPASRFLDEVPAELIEWRTDPGKTPWTAATERREPGRSRTAGPARPGARPIPALAPGDRVAHEKFGVGTVISVDGVAEKARATVDFGGAGEKTLLLAYAPIEKL comes from the coding sequence ATGCCCCTTTCGTCCGGCGCGCACCGCCACCGGGAGCGGGAAGCCCGCGGCGCGTGCGGCGGTCATCGGTCTTCGGTTGTCATTGGACCGCCTTACTCTAAGGACGTGTCCACCCGAGCAGTCACCCATCCTCTGCTGGACGGCCTCAACCCGCAGCAACGGGAGGCCGTCCTGCACCAGGGAAGCCCGCTCCTGATCGTCGCAGGCGCGGGCTCGGGAAAGACGCGGGTGCTCACGCATCGCATCGCCTATCTGCTCGCCGAGCGGCGGGTCCACCCCGCGGAGATCCTCGCCATCACGTTCACCAACAAGGCGGCGCGGGAGATGAGGGACCGGGTCGACCGGCTGGTCGGCCCGCGCTCGCAGCTCATGTGGGTGATGACCTTCCACAGCGCCTGCGTGCGCATCCTCCGCAGGGAGGCGAAGCGGCTCGGCTACCCGACCAACTTCACGATCTACGACCAGGCCGATGCGCAGCGGCTCATGGCGATGGTCTGCCGTGAGCTCGACCTCGACCCCAAGCGGTACCCGCCGCGCTCGTTCGCCGCGCAGGTGAGCGCGTTCAAGAACGAGCTGATCGACCACGAGACCGCGGCGTCGCGCGCCCAGACCCACCTGGAGCGCACCCTCGCCGAGGCCTACCGCATCTACCAGACGCGGCTGACCGAGGCGGGGGCGATGGACTTCGACGACCTCATCATGCAGACGGTCGCCCTGTTCCAGCTCTTCCCCGAGGTGGCGGAGCACTGGCGGCGGCGGTTCCGGCATGTGATGGTCGACGAGTACCAGGACACCAACCACGCCCAGTACGTGCTCGTCCGCGAGCTGGTCGGCCGCCCCGAGGTCCGCACCGTGGACGGCGACGTGGTGCGGGAGGGCGTCGCCGACCCGGCCGAGCTCGTCGTCGTGGGCGACGCCGACCAGTCGATCTACGCGTTCCGCGGCGCGACCATCCGCAACATCCTCGAGTTCGAGCGCGACTTCCCCGACGCCCGGACCATCCTCCTGGAGCAGAACTACCGCTCCACCCAGACGATCCTCGACGCCGCCAACGCGGTGATCTCCCGCAACCAGGGCCGCAAGCCGAAGAACCTCTGGTCGGACCAGGGCCCCGGGCCGAAGATCGTCGGCTACGTGGCCGACAACGAGCACGACGAGGCGCTGTTCGTCGCGCAGGAGGTGGACCGGCTCGCCGACGAGGAGGGGATCAAGCCCGGCGACGTCGCCGTGTTCTACCGCACGAACGCCGCCTCCCGGGTGTTCGAGGAGGTCTTCAGCCGTACGGGCCTGCCGTACCGGATCGTGGGCGGGGTGCGGTTCTTCGACCGCAAGGAGGTCAAGGACCTGCTCGCCTACCTGCGGATCCTGGTCAACCCGAACGACACCGTGTCGCTGCGCCGCATCCTCAACGTGCCCAAGCGCGGCATCGGCGAGCGGGCCGAGGCGATGATCGAGGCGTTCGCCGCCCGGGAGCGCATCCCGTTCTGGGAGGGCCTGAAGCGGGCCCAGGAGGCCCCCGGCCTCGCCACCCGCTCGCTCAACGCGATCCGGGACTTCGTCGCGCTCATCGAGGACCTGCGGGCCCGGGAGCTCCCCCTGCGCGACCTCGTCGAGGAGGTGGCGAACGCCACCGGCTACCGGGTGGAGCTGGAGGAGTCGGACGACCCGCAGGACGCGAACCGGCTCGACAACATCAAGGAGCTGGTCTCGATGGCCGCCGAGTACGAGGCGGCCAACCCGGACGGCGGCCTGGTCGGCTTCCTCGAGCAGGTCTCCCTGGTCTCCGACGCCGACGAGATCCCGGACGGGGAGGACCACGGCGGGGTGGTCACGCTGATGACGCTGCACACCGCCAAGGGCCTGGAGTTCCCCGTGGTCTTCCTCACCGGCATGGAGGACGGCGTCTTCCCGCACCAGCGCTCCATGACCGACCCCAAGGAGCTGGAGGAGGAGCGCCGGCTCGCCTACGTGGGCATCACCCGGGCCAAGCAGCGGCTCTATTTCTCCCGCGCGGTGGTCCGCTCCGCCTGGGGCGCCCCCTCGTTCAACCCGGCGTCGCGTTTCCTCGACGAGGTGCCGGCCGAGCTGATCGAGTGGCGGACCGACCCGGGCAAGACCCCGTGGACCGCGGCGACCGAGCGGCGGGAGCCCGGGCGGTCCCGTACGGCCGGGCCGGCCCGGCCGGGCGCCCGCCCGATCCCCGCCCTGGCGCCGGGCGACCGGGTCGCGCACGAGAAGTTCGGCGTCGGCACGGTGATCAGCGTGGACGGGGTGGCCGAGAAGGCCCGGGCCACGGTCGACTTCGGCGGCGCAGGCGAGAAGACGCTGCTCCTCGCCTACGCGCCGATCGAGAAGCTCTAG
- the sucC gene encoding ADP-forming succinate--CoA ligase subunit beta has translation MDLFEHQAKELFAEYGIPVPRGIVAHTAEEARAAAETLTGRVVVKAQVKTGGRGKAGGVKLADGPDDAYEKAQQILGMDIKGHTVRKVLVEEASQIAEEYYFSFLLDRANRTFLSICSAAGGMDIEEVARQTPEKVAKVPIDPLTGVDRAKAREIAIAGGLPERALDGAVDIIEKLWAVFVDEDATLVEVNPMILTVDGAVRAIDGKVTLDDNALFRQPDHQKYVDKAAEDPLEARAKELDLNYVKLDGSVGIIGNGAGLVMSTLDVVAYAGESFPGQPKPANFLDIGGGASAEVMANGLQIILSDPSVKSVFVNVFGGITACDAVANGIVSAFKLLESRGEAVTRPLVVRLDGNNAALGRKILTDAALPGVELVDTMDEAAKRAAELAAVGA, from the coding sequence GTGGACCTGTTCGAACATCAGGCGAAAGAACTCTTCGCGGAGTACGGCATCCCAGTACCACGCGGCATCGTCGCGCACACGGCGGAGGAGGCGCGCGCGGCGGCCGAGACGCTGACCGGCCGAGTCGTTGTCAAGGCGCAGGTCAAGACCGGGGGCCGCGGCAAAGCGGGCGGCGTGAAGCTCGCCGACGGTCCCGACGACGCGTACGAGAAGGCGCAGCAGATTCTCGGCATGGACATCAAGGGCCACACGGTCCGCAAGGTCCTGGTCGAGGAGGCGAGCCAGATCGCGGAGGAGTACTACTTCTCCTTCCTGCTCGACCGCGCGAACCGCACCTTCCTCTCCATCTGCTCGGCCGCCGGCGGCATGGACATCGAGGAGGTCGCGCGCCAGACGCCCGAGAAGGTGGCCAAGGTGCCGATCGACCCGCTCACCGGGGTGGATCGCGCGAAGGCCCGGGAGATCGCGATCGCCGGCGGCCTGCCCGAGCGGGCGCTCGACGGCGCCGTGGACATCATCGAGAAGCTCTGGGCGGTCTTCGTCGACGAGGACGCCACCCTCGTCGAGGTGAACCCGATGATCCTCACTGTCGACGGCGCGGTGCGGGCGATCGACGGCAAGGTCACCCTCGACGACAACGCGCTCTTCCGCCAGCCCGACCACCAGAAGTACGTCGACAAGGCAGCGGAGGACCCCCTGGAGGCCCGCGCCAAGGAGCTCGACCTCAACTACGTCAAGCTCGACGGCTCGGTCGGCATCATCGGCAACGGCGCCGGCCTGGTCATGTCCACGCTCGACGTGGTGGCGTACGCCGGGGAGTCCTTCCCGGGCCAGCCGAAGCCGGCGAACTTCCTCGACATCGGCGGCGGCGCCTCGGCCGAGGTCATGGCCAACGGCCTGCAGATCATCCTGTCCGACCCGTCGGTGAAGTCGGTGTTCGTCAACGTCTTCGGCGGCATCACCGCCTGCGACGCGGTCGCCAACGGGATCGTCTCCGCGTTCAAGCTGCTGGAGAGCCGCGGTGAGGCGGTGACCCGGCCGCTGGTCGTCCGGCTGGACGGCAACAACGCCGCCCTCGGGCGGAAGATCCTGACCGACGCCGCGCTGCCCGGCGTCGAGCTGGTGGACACCATGGATGAAGCGGCCAAGCGTGCCGCCGAGCTCGCCGCGGTAGGTGCCTGA
- a CDS encoding PIG-L deacetylase family protein encodes MLDEAAIRKVLVVVAHPDDIDFGGAGTIAKLTDAGAEVVYCLVTDGEAGWPDHETPAEKIAATRRAEQTAAAKCVGVSDLRWLGYPDGAVEYSLELRRAITRVIRQVRPDLVITSTPERNYAAIGPSHPDHRAVGAATLDAVYPDARNPRAFPELITEEGLEPWTVREVWLSGTMTPNRYVDVTATVERKIAALRAHESQTSHIPDLAGMVKGWLSANARAAGLPEGSFAEAFHAVVTA; translated from the coding sequence ATGCTCGATGAGGCCGCCATCCGCAAGGTGCTCGTGGTCGTCGCGCACCCGGACGACATCGACTTCGGTGGCGCGGGGACGATCGCGAAGCTCACGGACGCCGGGGCCGAGGTGGTGTACTGCCTGGTCACCGACGGCGAGGCCGGCTGGCCCGACCACGAGACCCCCGCCGAGAAGATCGCCGCCACCCGCCGCGCGGAGCAGACGGCGGCCGCCAAGTGCGTCGGCGTCTCCGATCTCCGGTGGCTCGGCTACCCCGACGGCGCGGTGGAGTACTCCCTCGAGCTGCGCCGGGCCATCACCCGGGTGATCCGCCAGGTGCGGCCCGACCTGGTCATCACCTCCACTCCGGAGCGCAACTACGCCGCGATCGGGCCCAGCCACCCGGACCACCGGGCCGTGGGCGCGGCCACCCTCGACGCGGTCTACCCGGACGCGCGGAACCCTCGCGCCTTCCCCGAGCTGATCACGGAGGAGGGCCTGGAGCCGTGGACCGTGCGCGAGGTCTGGCTGTCGGGCACGATGACGCCGAACCGCTACGTCGACGTCACCGCGACCGTGGAGCGCAAGATCGCCGCGCTGCGCGCCCACGAGAGCCAGACCTCCCACATCCCCGACCTCGCCGGCATGGTCAAGGGCTGGCTCAGCGCGAACGCCCGTGCGGCCGGGCTGCCGGAGGGGTCGTTCGCCGAGGCGTTCCACGCCGTGGTAACCGCCTGA